Proteins co-encoded in one Osmerus mordax isolate fOsmMor3 chromosome 11, fOsmMor3.pri, whole genome shotgun sequence genomic window:
- the psph gene encoding phosphoserine phosphatase, with protein sequence MTTLSQTKEIFRRADAVCFDVDSTVIREEGIDELAKFCGVGDAVTEMTRKAMGGSVTFQKALMDRLSIIRCSREQVNKLITDHPPQLTTGIKELVDNLHQRNVNVFLISGGFRCIVEHVASQLSIPLHHVYANRLKFYFNGEYAGFDESQPTAESGGKGRVINMLKEQYGFKDVVMIGDGATDLEACPPASAFIGFGGNVVRPQVKERCSWYVSSFGELLKELEKI encoded by the exons ATGACAACTTTATCACAGACAAAGGAAATCTTCCGGAGAGCAGACGCTGTCTGTTTCGACGTGGATAGCACTGTTATTAGAGAGGAGGGCATTGATGAGCTTGCCAAATTCTGCGGAGTTGGAGATGCAGTTACAGAAAT GACTCGCAAGGCCATGGGTGGATCAGTGACTTTTCAAAAGGCTCTTATGGATCGTCTCTCAATCATTCGATGCTCAAGGGAACAAGTAAACAAACTGATAACAGACCACCCCCCACAACTGACCACAGGTAtcaa GGAGCTTGTCGACAATTTGCACCAGCGCAATGTCAACGTTTTCCTCATCTCCGGTGGTTTCCGCTGCATTGTGGAGCATGTTGCCTCTCAGCTCAGTATTCCCCTTCATCATGTCTACGCCAACCGGCTCAAGTTCTATTTTAACG GTGAGTATGCAGGATTTGATGAGAGCCAGCCCACTGCTGAGAGTGGCGGAAAGGGCAGGGTGATCAACATGCTCAAGGAGCAGTACGGCTTCAAAGACGTGGTGATGATTGGTGATGGTGCTACAGACCTGGAGGCCTGTCCCCCTGCA AGTGCCTTCATTGGATTTGGTGGAAATGTGGTGAGACCacaggtgaaagagaggtgctcTTGGTATGTCTCAAGTTTTGGAGAGCTGCTAAAAGAACTTGAGAAGATCTAA
- the nipsnap2 gene encoding protein NipSnap homolog 2 — protein sequence MATRVLQRFGSGLDRAKNRARSAGQIVISSRGLAASSNRNREDSWFKSLFVRKVDPRKDAHAHLLTKNEESNLYKIQFHNVKPECLDAYNQLCEDVFPSIHADKYYPCELVGTWNTWYGEQDQAVHMWRYRGGYPALTDSMNKLKQNKEFMEYRKERGKMLLSRRNQLLLEFSFWNEPAPRQGPNIYELRSYQLRPGTMIEWGNYWARAIGYRQHNREAVGGFFSQIGNLYMVHHLWAYKDLQSREDTRNAAWQHEGWDEVVYYTVPLIQHMDSRIMIPMKASPLQ from the exons ATGGCGACCAGAGTCCTTCAGAGATTTGGAAGTGGCCTGGATCGGGCAAAAAACAGGGCCCGGTCGGCGGGACAGATAGTCATTTCAAGCAG GGGTTTGGCAGCATCGAGTAACAGAAACCGAGAAGACAGCTGGTTTAAATCACTGTTTGTGAGGAAAGTAGATCCCCGAAAAGATGCACACGCTCATTTGCTAACCAAGAATGAGGAGAGCAACCTTTACAAAATTCAGT TCCACAATGTCAAACCAGAGTGCCTGGATGCATACAACCAACTTTG TGAGGATgtctttccatccatccatgctgATAAGTACTACCCCTGTGAACTGGTGGGCACCTGGAACACCTGGTATGGAGAGCAAGACCAGGCTG tcCATATGTGGCGGTATAGAGGAGGCTACCCAGCTCTTACTGATTCAATGAATAAACTCAAGCAGAACAAG GAATTTATGGAgtacagaaaggagagagggaagatgctTCTGTCTCGTAGGAACCAGCTCCTGTTGGAGTTCAGCTTCTGGAACGAGCCTGCCCCTAGACAAGGACCCAACATCTATGAGTTGAGGTCCTACCAGCTCAGA ccTGGAACTATGATTGAGTGGGGTAATTACTG GGCCAGAGCCATTGGCTACCGGCAGCACAACCGTGAGGCAGTAGGAGGGTTCTTCTCCCAAATCGGCAACCTGTACATGGTGCACCATCTCTGGG CCTACAAAGACCTCCAGTCCAGAGAAGACACAAGAAATGCAGCTTGGCAACACGAGGGCTGGGATGAGGTTGTGTATTATACAG TTCCTCTCATTCAGCACATGGATTCAAGGATTATGATCCCAATGAAGGCTTCACCGTTGCAGTAA